The following are encoded together in the Bombus fervidus isolate BK054 chromosome 10, iyBomFerv1, whole genome shotgun sequence genome:
- the Ago3 gene encoding argonaute 3, with protein sequence MDQTKVYLKVIYKKEQTMSENIPFFNVLLGRVLRSLNLVRIGQHNFNPKRIHPIPQHKLEVWPGYATAISAYEGGLKLCIDARHRVMRTETIRDIMLNFKNQWDFKEVIARELVGLSVFTRYNNRTYRVDDVAWDKNPTHEFVKGTEKVSFIKYYKLHWNIKIKDESQPLLVHCNKHKSSIGQAQEKSILLIPELCYLASLSNSVRSDFRIMKDLMAVTQMTPNARRDIIRNFVQEIQNNDIPRGILAEWGLYLEPDVVEFGGRIFEPEIVYFGRNTKIGLKLERPIDWGSKMSRSALLRIPNLYHWSILYCQKDTRCTREFVGMFKNVTRVMGMDVRDPRMICLRDDRIETYVEALRKSIQQTANLMIIVFPTNRTDRYSAVKRVCCVEMPIASQVIMSRTISRGDKLKSITEKIALQVNCKLGGALWALAIPMDNCMICGIDVYHAGSGQSKESVAGFVASLDKPLTTWHSKICIQGKRQEIVDMLQMCLISALKAYHRHNKCYPDRIIIYRDGVSDGQLQIVVKYEIKQLLASFKSIEINYEPTLTVIIVQKRINTRIFDRSCLELRNPSPGTVVDWYITKPDVYDFFLVSQNIRQGTVSPTRYIVIYDSRNMRPEHIQRLTYKLCYLYYNWPGTIKVPAPCQYAHKLVSLVGQNLQLEPHTSLADTLYYL encoded by the exons ATGGATCAGACAAAAGTGtatttaaaagtaatatataagAAAGAACAAACCATGTCTGAGAACATTCcatttttcaatgttttacTTGGCCGTGTTTTACGATCGCTTAATTTAGTTCGCATTGGTCAACATAATTTTAATCCAAAAAGAATACATCCTATACCGCAACATAAGTTAGAAGTGTGGCCAGGCTATGCAACAGCAATTAGTGCATATGAAGGGGGTTTAAAATTATGCATAGATGCACGACATCGTGTTATGCGTACAGAAACGATACGTGATATAAT GCTCAACTTCAAAAATCAATGGGATTTCAAAGAAGTTATTGCAAGAGAGTTAGTTGGGTTATCCGTTTTTAcaagatataataatagaacttATCGCGTTGATGACGTTGCATGGGATAAGAATCCAACACATGAATTTGTTAAAGGAActgaaaaagtttcttttataaagtattataagCTTCATTggaatataaagataaaagacGAAAGTCAACCACTTTTAGTTCATTGTAATAAACATAAATCATCTATTGGTCAG GCACAAGAAAAAAGTATATTGTTGATTCCTGAGCTATGTTACTTAGCAAGTTTGAGCAATAGTGTTCGTTCAGATTTTAGAATTATGAAGGATCTCATGGCAGTGACTCAAATGACTCCCAATGCCCGACGtgatataattagaaattttgtgcaagaaatacaaaataatgatATACCACGGGGAATATTAGCTGAGTGGGGTTTATATCTGGAACCTGATGTAGTAGAATTTGGAGGCAGAATTTTTGAACCTGAGATCGTTTACTTTGgtagaaatacaaaaattggGCTTAAACTTGAACGTCCTATAGATTGGGGTTCAAAAATGTCTAGAAGTGCTCTTTTAAGAATT CCTAATCTGTATCATTGGTCTATCTTGTATTGCCAAAAAGATACAAGATGTACACGAGAGTTTGTTGGTATGTTCAAAAATGTTACAAGAGTTATGGGTATGGATGTTAGAGACCCACGGATGATTTGCTTAAGAGATGATAGAATTGAAACATATGTAGAAGCACTAAGAAAGAGTATCCAACAAACGGCTAATCTAATGATCATTGTGTTTCCTACAAACAGAACTGATAGATATTCTGCCGTAAAAAG AGTATGCTGTGTAGAAATGCCTATAGCTTCTCAAGTAATTATGTCTAGAACTATTTCTCGTGGTGACAAATTAAAGAGCATAACAGAAAAAATTGCTTTACAAGTTAATTGTAAGCTGGGTGGAGCACTTTGGGCTTTAGCTATACCTATG GACAATTGCATGATATGCGGTATAGACGTATATCATGCAGGTAGTGGCCAATCAAAAGAGAGTGTCGCAGGCTTTGTAGCAAGCCTAGATAAGCCATTAACAACTTGGCACAGTAAAATCTGTATACAAGGTAAACGTCAAGAGATAGTAGATATGTTGCAAATGTGTTTAATTTCGGCTCTAAAAGCCTACCATAGA cATAATAAGTGTTACCCAGATCGTATTATCATATATCGAGATGGAGTTAGCGATGGACAATTACAGATTGTTGTCAAATATGAGATAAAACAGCTATTAGCATCATTTAAatctatagaaataaattacgaaCCAACATTAACTGTAATAATAGTTCAAAAACGCATTAATACCCGGATATTTGACAGATCT tgcTTAGAATTGAGGAACCCTTCACCAGGAACAGTTGTGGATTGGTACATAACAAAACCAGATGTCTATGATTTCTTCTTAGTTTCTCAAAACATACGTCAAGGAACGGTATCACCAACTcgctatatcgttatatatgaCAGTAGAAATATGAGACCTGAACATATACAACGACTAACGTATAAGCTTTGTTATTTGTATTACAATTGGCCTGGTACTATAAAAGTTCCAGCTCCTTGTCAATATGCACATAAGCTTGTTTCTCTCGTTGGTCAAAATTTGCAGCTAGAACCACATACATCGCTTGCCGATACATTATATTACTTGTAA